A section of the Roseivirga sp. BDSF3-8 genome encodes:
- a CDS encoding SDR family NAD(P)-dependent oxidoreductase, translated as MKNVLITGAAGNLGRAVVARFLKEGWQVTALAEPGNSAAEHQEDTSHLNELEADLMSEDGARKAVEKATASTAPDAAVMLVGGFAMGNIADTDEKSLMDMYKLNFLTAYHTARPVFEKMKEGGKGGRLVFIGARPALDASAGKDVLPYALSKNLVIHLAEYLNEAGKEHGIVASVVVPSIIDTPPNREGMPDADFSQWVKPEDIAQVISFACGEQGDVLREPVYKVYGNA; from the coding sequence ATGAAAAACGTACTGATAACCGGCGCAGCCGGTAACCTGGGCAGGGCTGTAGTCGCCCGTTTCCTGAAAGAAGGGTGGCAGGTAACGGCCTTAGCCGAACCAGGCAATTCAGCCGCTGAGCATCAGGAAGACACCAGCCACCTGAATGAGTTGGAAGCTGACCTTATGAGCGAAGATGGTGCCCGAAAGGCTGTGGAGAAGGCCACTGCCAGCACGGCGCCGGACGCTGCCGTTATGCTGGTAGGAGGATTTGCCATGGGCAATATCGCTGATACGGACGAAAAATCGCTGATGGATATGTATAAGCTTAACTTCCTTACCGCCTACCATACGGCAAGGCCGGTTTTTGAAAAAATGAAGGAAGGCGGTAAGGGCGGGCGACTGGTATTTATTGGTGCGCGGCCTGCACTGGACGCCTCTGCCGGTAAGGATGTGCTACCCTATGCACTAAGTAAAAACCTGGTGATACACCTGGCGGAGTACCTTAATGAGGCAGGCAAAGAACACGGCATTGTGGCAAGCGTGGTAGTACCCAGCATTATAGACACGCCCCCTAACCGTGAAGGGATGCCGGACGCGGATTTCAGCCAATGGGTAAAGCCCGAAGACATCGCACAGGTGATATCTTTTGCCTGTGGTGAGCAGGGGGATGTCCTTCGCGAACCTGTCTATAAGGTATATGGCAATGCCTGA
- a CDS encoding DinB family protein, producing MEQTRKELIRNLIERMEHMEAQVKSEFLHQPEEVLMTRPAPAKWSIGEVAAHTTLVMSIYLANIKEGMRANDQGDQAKPYRMGFNGRMMVKMLAPKNGKVKWKVPTFGNMVPPREESYRPSEHVDDLLTTLRNFREVIQECGNYDLNRVKVASAIGRIIRFRLGDAIQVIAAHNERHLVQMNEVLAVTCPAMQLHTGARQEVS from the coding sequence ATGGAGCAGACTCGAAAGGAACTGATCCGGAATTTGATTGAGCGCATGGAGCATATGGAGGCACAGGTGAAGAGCGAATTTCTTCACCAGCCCGAAGAAGTGCTTATGACACGGCCTGCTCCTGCCAAATGGAGCATAGGTGAGGTGGCAGCACATACGACTCTGGTGATGTCCATCTACCTGGCCAATATCAAGGAAGGTATGCGGGCCAATGACCAGGGCGATCAGGCCAAGCCTTACCGTATGGGATTTAACGGCCGGATGATGGTGAAAATGCTGGCTCCTAAAAACGGCAAGGTAAAGTGGAAGGTACCCACCTTCGGGAATATGGTGCCTCCCCGTGAGGAAAGCTACCGCCCTTCTGAACACGTGGATGACCTGCTTACCACCCTTCGCAACTTCCGTGAGGTGATACAGGAGTGTGGTAACTATGACCTGAACCGGGTGAAAGTAGCTTCGGCCATTGGCCGCATCATCCGCTTCAGGCTGGGTGATGCCATACAGGTAATAGCGGCCCATAACGAGCGCCACCTTGTACAAATGAATGAGGTGCTGGCAGTTACCTGTCCGGCCATGCAGCTACATACCGGCGCGAGGCAGGAAGTAAGCTAG
- a CDS encoding NAD(P)H-quinone oxidoreductase, translating into MKAILVKEPGDASQLTMGEAPDPQPGPGELLVKVAYTALNRADIVQREGNYPPPEGASPILGLEIAGEVIATGPEVTRHAEGDKVFGLVPGGGYAEKAVIHEDMAIALPSHLGLQEAAAVPEVFLTAYQALVWIGHAQQGETVLVHAGASGVGTAATQLARSMDMNILVTASARKHELCRSLGATACYDYHKGPFTDFVKEHTEGKGADIIIDFIGAPYFSHNLDSLARDGRLVMLAFLGGVKANEVNLRRMLAKRLTIAGSTLRSRDQDYQIRLNMEMTAYLLPLLEQGEIKPVVDSTFSWRDVADAHRYMEDNRNQGKIILAVD; encoded by the coding sequence ATGAAAGCCATATTGGTAAAAGAGCCCGGTGATGCCTCGCAACTTACTATGGGAGAGGCTCCCGATCCGCAACCCGGCCCCGGGGAGCTTCTGGTAAAAGTAGCCTATACTGCCCTGAACCGGGCAGACATAGTGCAGCGGGAAGGAAACTACCCTCCTCCTGAGGGCGCCAGCCCCATACTCGGCCTGGAGATAGCGGGCGAAGTAATCGCCACAGGGCCCGAGGTGACCCGGCATGCTGAAGGGGATAAGGTATTCGGCCTCGTTCCCGGCGGAGGCTATGCAGAAAAAGCTGTCATACATGAGGATATGGCTATCGCGCTCCCCTCCCACCTCGGCCTGCAGGAAGCTGCCGCTGTACCGGAGGTGTTTCTTACCGCTTATCAGGCGCTGGTATGGATAGGCCACGCGCAGCAAGGAGAAACAGTGCTGGTGCACGCCGGTGCCAGCGGGGTGGGTACGGCTGCCACTCAACTGGCGAGAAGCATGGACATGAACATACTGGTTACCGCCAGCGCTCGCAAACATGAGCTGTGCCGCAGCCTGGGAGCCACCGCCTGCTATGATTACCATAAGGGTCCTTTCACTGACTTTGTCAAAGAGCATACTGAGGGCAAGGGGGCTGATATCATCATAGACTTTATTGGGGCGCCTTACTTTAGCCATAATCTCGACAGCCTGGCGCGGGATGGGCGGCTGGTGATGCTCGCTTTCCTCGGGGGAGTAAAAGCCAATGAGGTGAATCTGAGGCGTATGCTGGCCAAACGGCTGACCATAGCGGGCTCTACCCTGCGCTCACGCGACCAGGACTACCAAATCCGGCTCAATATGGAAATGACAGCCTATTTATTGCCGTTGCTGGAACAGGGGGAAATAAAACCCGTAGTGGACAGTACATTCTCCTGGAGGGATGTGGCAGATGCCCACCGGTATATGGAAGATAATCGTAACCAGGGCAAGATTATCCTGGCCGTAGATTAA
- a CDS encoding murein L,D-transpeptidase, with the protein MTSNDFFRSTITLFFLSILFVTLSCQNNKQQIIPLSAQGPDTLQVNTGNSDDLAKLEQHYLKNLLDTLPRKDWIGSSGYSNEIREEVKNFYKLRDYRTVWTTYAEGGDTQEDLLALLSKADEEGLMPSDYQVEKAKKWAKNLYEGENKNFTDILRHDIFLSTLALRYLSDLHYGKIRPEKIREDWEVIREKMTLATQMNKALREGDLDELVEANRPPFFAYEKMKEALAEYEEIKEKGGWPRITGVDLLEEGDSNQAVIRLKKRLTITGDYPGVEDDSLEAVAFTEELTEKVKEFQVRHGLEVDGLVGGSTLERLNEPVDVLISRIRLNLERLRWQPIFSNKKDFIIVNLPEYKLRYYSDNSKELEMNVVIGDREHTTPVIIDSLEYVTFSPTWAVPPSIAGKEFLPILRKNPGYLASRNFKLYASWDDKAEELDPYDIDWDDVEADNFPYFIEQQPGGGNSLGKVKFMMPNKRAIYLHDTPADHLFSQPQRSFSHGCIRLEKPAELAMKLLSKQDPSWDMRKINEYMNMPEPENVVLESKIPVYFLYLTAFVDESGTLNFREDVYGMDDIQQRYLSQR; encoded by the coding sequence ATGACATCTAACGACTTTTTTAGATCTACCATTACTCTCTTCTTTCTTTCTATACTCTTTGTAACCCTAAGTTGTCAGAACAATAAACAGCAGATAATCCCGCTGTCTGCACAAGGTCCGGACACCCTGCAGGTAAACACGGGCAACTCGGATGACCTAGCCAAACTGGAACAGCATTACCTGAAGAATTTGCTCGACACGCTTCCGCGAAAAGACTGGATCGGCAGCTCAGGGTATAGCAATGAGATAAGGGAAGAGGTGAAGAACTTCTATAAACTACGGGACTATCGCACGGTGTGGACCACCTATGCAGAGGGTGGAGACACGCAGGAGGACCTGCTGGCCCTGCTTTCCAAAGCAGATGAAGAGGGGCTGATGCCTTCTGACTATCAGGTAGAAAAGGCCAAAAAGTGGGCCAAAAACCTGTATGAAGGTGAAAATAAGAACTTTACAGATATACTCCGTCATGACATCTTTCTGAGCACACTTGCCCTGAGATACCTATCGGACCTGCACTATGGCAAGATCCGGCCCGAAAAAATCAGGGAAGACTGGGAAGTGATCCGTGAAAAAATGACCCTGGCTACTCAGATGAATAAGGCCCTCAGAGAGGGTGACCTGGATGAGCTGGTAGAGGCAAACAGGCCTCCTTTCTTCGCTTATGAAAAGATGAAAGAGGCTCTCGCCGAGTATGAAGAAATAAAAGAAAAAGGGGGATGGCCCCGCATTACCGGTGTAGATCTGCTGGAAGAGGGGGACTCAAACCAGGCCGTGATCCGACTCAAAAAAAGACTTACGATCACCGGAGATTACCCGGGAGTAGAGGATGACTCGCTGGAGGCTGTGGCTTTTACAGAAGAGCTGACTGAAAAGGTGAAAGAGTTTCAGGTACGCCATGGCCTGGAGGTGGACGGACTGGTAGGGGGTAGTACCCTGGAGAGGTTAAATGAACCGGTTGATGTATTAATAAGCCGCATTCGGCTAAACCTGGAGAGGCTACGCTGGCAGCCTATTTTTTCTAACAAGAAAGACTTTATCATCGTAAACCTGCCGGAATATAAACTCCGCTACTATAGCGATAATAGTAAAGAGCTGGAAATGAACGTAGTAATCGGCGACAGAGAGCATACTACTCCGGTAATAATAGATAGCCTTGAGTATGTGACCTTTAGCCCTACCTGGGCGGTTCCGCCGAGTATCGCCGGCAAGGAGTTTTTGCCTATCCTGAGGAAAAACCCTGGGTACCTGGCTTCCAGAAACTTTAAGCTATATGCAAGCTGGGACGATAAGGCTGAGGAACTGGACCCCTATGATATAGATTGGGACGATGTGGAGGCGGATAACTTCCCTTATTTTATAGAGCAGCAACCCGGTGGTGGCAATAGCCTTGGCAAGGTAAAATTCATGATGCCTAACAAGCGCGCCATCTACCTGCATGACACCCCTGCAGACCACCTATTCAGTCAGCCTCAGCGGTCATTCAGCCATGGATGTATTCGCCTGGAGAAACCTGCAGAGCTGGCCATGAAGCTGCTGAGCAAGCAGGATCCAAGCTGGGACATGCGCAAAATAAATGAGTACATGAATATGCCTGAGCCGGAAAATGTAGTGCTGGAATCCAAGATTCCGGTGTATTTTCTGTACCTGACGGCCTTTGTGGACGAGAGCGGCACGCTTAACTTTCGTGAGGATGTATATGGCATGGACGACATACAGCAACGCTACCTTTCGCAGAGATAG
- a CDS encoding DUF3857 domain-containing protein, which yields MKITVKLLLGLATFFLISTSLIAKNPSKWGELTSQEITLKEVPFDKDAHAVVLNYYGELRYMPGSQPRLDVHKRIKILDKEGLDAANVAISYYADENIENVVGLKAQALLIRNGQVENVKLGKDEIYEVETGRFTKEIRFTYSGVQPGDVIEYSYGIYTKNNVSLWDIMFQHEYPALQSGLQALIHPDLGVRIFFHGERLNRKYGGEATNEWVLTNVAALKDEPYTWNLKDYAEWVEFQLDEYYYRSDYAGIDSKTINRSWEQIAGELNEDYDFTGYFTKGYYLRRMLEECGADTLSGLAKAKKIYRYVQTTYKWNHVNSRYPDRFVIFNDKKEGNIASINMLLAALLRKAGFEVSPALASTKYHGLIMEHNPVISQFNTVLCLMHYEGKNIFLNAVNPYLGFGYLRDEDQNGKAFMVNKANHGWVEITSLNPSVDIVMEQVSIADGRITRKISLKSEGVQASDLREFFNSIEEDELAGKYETGIYEFSDAKLENLDNPDEPLKFSYTMTSPVDEAGDLIILSPVLLHSYDESPFVNEERSLPVDFASSYSEKYIVNIQIPNGYVVEDLPQSEKVVLPDQGGSMLFMSHAIGSMVQVQILVEINKTFFSVSEYPGLRTMFERVVAKFAEHIVFKKKEEAQKP from the coding sequence ATGAAAATCACTGTAAAGCTCCTTCTGGGGCTGGCCACCTTTTTCTTAATTTCCACTTCTCTTATTGCTAAAAACCCGTCCAAATGGGGCGAACTCACCAGCCAGGAGATTACCCTGAAGGAAGTGCCTTTCGATAAGGATGCGCATGCCGTAGTGCTTAATTACTACGGAGAGTTACGCTATATGCCAGGTTCACAACCGCGGCTGGATGTGCATAAGCGCATTAAGATTCTGGACAAAGAAGGGCTAGATGCGGCCAATGTCGCTATCTCATATTATGCTGACGAGAATATAGAAAATGTGGTAGGCTTGAAAGCACAGGCCTTACTTATCCGCAATGGACAAGTAGAAAATGTGAAGCTTGGCAAAGATGAGATATATGAGGTAGAGACCGGCAGGTTTACCAAAGAGATCCGGTTTACCTACTCCGGCGTACAGCCGGGTGATGTCATCGAGTACAGCTATGGGATTTATACAAAAAACAACGTCTCTCTGTGGGATATTATGTTCCAGCACGAGTACCCGGCCTTACAAAGCGGCCTGCAGGCCTTAATCCACCCTGACCTGGGGGTTAGGATTTTCTTTCATGGTGAAAGGCTAAACCGTAAGTATGGCGGTGAAGCCACGAATGAATGGGTCCTAACCAACGTAGCAGCCTTGAAAGATGAGCCTTATACCTGGAATCTGAAAGACTACGCCGAGTGGGTGGAGTTCCAGCTGGATGAATATTACTATCGAAGTGACTATGCCGGCATAGACAGCAAAACGATAAACCGGAGCTGGGAGCAGATAGCTGGTGAGCTTAATGAGGATTATGATTTCACGGGGTATTTTACCAAAGGCTACTACCTGCGCAGGATGCTCGAGGAGTGTGGTGCCGATACGCTAAGCGGGCTGGCCAAAGCAAAGAAAATCTACAGGTATGTGCAGACTACCTATAAGTGGAACCATGTAAATTCGCGCTATCCCGACAGGTTTGTCATTTTTAATGATAAAAAGGAGGGCAACATTGCCTCTATAAACATGCTGCTTGCGGCCCTGCTACGCAAGGCAGGTTTTGAGGTGAGTCCGGCCCTGGCCAGTACTAAATATCACGGCCTTATCATGGAGCATAATCCCGTGATCAGCCAGTTCAATACAGTCCTGTGCCTGATGCACTATGAGGGTAAGAACATTTTCCTCAATGCGGTGAATCCTTACCTGGGATTTGGCTATCTGAGAGATGAGGACCAGAACGGTAAAGCCTTCATGGTTAATAAAGCCAACCACGGATGGGTAGAAATAACGTCGCTGAACCCTTCTGTAGATATTGTGATGGAACAGGTATCCATTGCAGATGGCCGGATCACACGCAAAATCTCCCTGAAGTCGGAAGGAGTACAGGCGTCGGATTTGAGAGAGTTTTTTAATTCCATTGAGGAAGATGAGTTAGCGGGGAAGTATGAGACCGGTATTTATGAGTTTAGCGATGCAAAACTGGAAAACCTCGATAACCCGGATGAGCCGCTAAAATTCTCATATACCATGACAAGCCCTGTGGATGAGGCCGGCGATCTTATCATTCTCTCCCCGGTACTCTTACATTCATACGATGAGAGCCCCTTTGTAAATGAGGAGCGCAGCCTTCCGGTAGACTTCGCTAGCAGCTACTCTGAAAAATACATTGTGAATATTCAAATACCCAATGGGTACGTGGTAGAGGACCTGCCGCAGAGCGAAAAGGTGGTGCTGCCAGATCAGGGCGGGTCGATGTTATTTATGAGCCATGCGATAGGCAGTATGGTGCAGGTCCAGATTTTGGTGGAGATTAATAAAACCTTTTTCAGTGTAAGCGAGTACCCCGGCCTGCGGACCATGTTTGAGAGAGTGGTAGCTAAGTTTGCTGAACATATTGTATTTAAAAAGAAAGAGGAGGCCCAGAAACCATAA
- a CDS encoding SDR family oxidoreductase, producing MSHFRDKIVWITGASGGIGEALAYRFASAGAKLILSARREKELQRVKDACEGDGENIAILPLDLEATSSFSSKTQAAIEAFGHLDILINNGGISQRSLASETSLEVDRRLMEINYFGTVALTKALLPHFTSRGQGHIAVVSSLVGKFGTPYRSAYAASKHALHGFFDSLRAELYKYPIHITMLCPGFIHTQVSVNALTADGSPLGEMDDAQQQGMDPDTCARQMLAAIASKKEEAYMGGKEKYGVLVKRFIPRLFSRIVRKTKVR from the coding sequence ATGAGCCACTTCCGGGATAAAATAGTATGGATAACAGGTGCCTCCGGCGGCATAGGGGAGGCCCTGGCCTATAGGTTTGCTTCGGCAGGGGCAAAGCTTATCCTTTCTGCCAGGCGTGAAAAGGAACTGCAGCGCGTGAAAGATGCTTGTGAGGGCGATGGGGAAAATATTGCCATACTGCCGCTGGATTTGGAAGCTACATCTTCTTTTTCTTCCAAAACGCAAGCTGCTATTGAAGCTTTCGGCCACCTTGATATTCTCATTAATAATGGCGGCATAAGCCAGCGCTCGCTGGCAAGCGAAACCAGCCTTGAGGTAGACCGCCGCCTCATGGAGATCAACTATTTTGGTACCGTAGCCCTTACCAAGGCATTGCTACCTCATTTTACTTCGCGCGGACAGGGGCATATTGCCGTGGTATCCAGTCTGGTGGGCAAGTTTGGAACGCCCTACCGCTCGGCCTATGCCGCAAGCAAACATGCATTACACGGCTTCTTTGACTCCCTTCGTGCTGAGCTTTATAAGTATCCTATCCATATTACAATGCTATGTCCCGGCTTTATCCACACCCAGGTCTCTGTAAATGCCCTGACTGCCGATGGGTCACCGCTAGGCGAAATGGACGATGCCCAGCAGCAGGGCATGGACCCCGATACCTGTGCCCGCCAAATGCTGGCCGCCATTGCCAGCAAAAAGGAAGAGGCCTACATGGGAGGTAAGGAAAAATACGGTGTTTTGGTAAAACGCTTTATTCCACGACTCTTCAGCCGGATAGTCAGAAAGACTAAGGTGCGTTAA
- a CDS encoding dihydrofolate reductase has translation MIRSIIVAKSENNVIGKDNDLVWKMPADLKHFRTTTTGHFIVMGRKTLEATQKPLPGRTSIVITRQQDFRAEGCLVVNSLEEAYALGEKYRQEELFILGGGEIYKQAMTSADKIYLTEIKETFKGDTYFPEIDYTIWKEVKREEHKADEKNPHDYAFIELVRK, from the coding sequence ATGATCCGATCCATAATCGTCGCAAAGAGCGAAAACAATGTGATAGGCAAGGACAATGACCTGGTTTGGAAAATGCCCGCCGACCTGAAGCATTTTCGCACCACCACCACGGGGCACTTTATCGTGATGGGACGCAAGACCCTGGAAGCTACCCAAAAGCCGCTACCCGGCCGTACAAGTATCGTTATCACCCGGCAGCAAGACTTCAGGGCTGAGGGCTGCCTGGTCGTTAACAGCCTGGAAGAAGCTTACGCCCTGGGGGAAAAGTACCGCCAGGAGGAGCTTTTTATCCTGGGGGGAGGGGAGATATACAAGCAGGCGATGACGTCTGCCGATAAGATTTACCTGACGGAGATAAAAGAGACCTTTAAAGGCGATACCTATTTTCCAGAGATCGACTATACCATCTGGAAAGAGGTAAAAAGGGAAGAGCACAAGGCAGATGAGAAAAACCCGCACGATTACGCCTTTATTGAGCTGGTAAGAAAATAA
- the fmt gene encoding methionyl-tRNA formyltransferase — translation MHDLRIIFMGTPEFAVPSLQILVENDFNVVAVITAPDKPKGRGRKVATSPVKGYAVQQGIPVLQPTNLKSETFQAELKSYNANLQVVVAFRMLPVAVWDMPEIGTFNLHASLLPQYRGAAPINWAIINGDKVTGATTFFLKHEIDTGNIIFQEKEPIHENDNAGTLYERLMHMGAGLVLKTVKAIETGDYPQEPQSAEGELKAAPKIFKETCEIDWKKSASELYDFVRGLSPYPASWTRINDRQLKVFASQVVPGNIEGLEAGEYKTDGKSYLHFQTGKDTLAITDLQIEGKKRMKIEDFLRGNTL, via the coding sequence ATGCATGACCTCCGTATCATTTTTATGGGCACCCCAGAGTTTGCAGTGCCAAGCCTTCAGATTCTTGTCGAGAATGACTTTAATGTAGTGGCCGTTATCACCGCCCCGGATAAGCCCAAGGGCAGAGGCAGAAAGGTGGCTACCAGTCCTGTCAAGGGCTATGCCGTACAGCAGGGTATCCCCGTACTGCAGCCAACTAACCTTAAGTCTGAGACGTTTCAGGCAGAACTGAAGTCATATAATGCTAATCTGCAGGTGGTGGTGGCTTTTCGTATGCTGCCTGTAGCCGTCTGGGACATGCCTGAGATTGGTACCTTCAATCTGCATGCATCCCTGCTACCCCAGTACAGGGGAGCTGCCCCTATAAACTGGGCCATTATCAATGGTGATAAGGTAACGGGTGCCACCACCTTTTTCCTGAAGCATGAGATCGATACGGGGAATATCATTTTTCAGGAGAAGGAGCCCATCCACGAAAATGATAATGCGGGCACGCTGTATGAACGCCTGATGCATATGGGGGCGGGGCTGGTGCTAAAAACGGTGAAAGCAATAGAAACCGGTGACTATCCGCAGGAGCCTCAGAGCGCAGAGGGTGAACTGAAAGCTGCGCCGAAAATATTTAAGGAAACCTGTGAAATAGACTGGAAGAAGAGCGCTTCTGAATTATATGACTTTGTCAGGGGCCTTTCCCCTTATCCAGCCTCATGGACCAGAATCAATGACCGGCAGTTGAAGGTATTCGCCAGTCAGGTAGTACCTGGAAATATAGAAGGCCTGGAGGCCGGTGAGTATAAGACCGACGGCAAAAGCTACCTGCACTTTCAGACCGGCAAGGATACCCTGGCCATTACTGACCTTCAGATAGAGGGTAAAAAGAGAATGAAAATAGAAGACTTTTTGAGAGGAAACACACTATGA
- a CDS encoding GNAT family N-acetyltransferase, whose amino-acid sequence MAQADFLITTERVGLRPWLEGDIPAMAAISGDREVMRFFPAPATYKQTEEFIHRMQKSYTDRGYCYFPVFLLATKRLIGFTGLLYQTYEGLPFMPCTDVGWRLDKSVWGKGLATEAARACLTFGFENCRLNTIYATCPQVNTPSERVMKKLGMSRQGTFMHPRLKDAPHLQPCVYYSVDKERTRS is encoded by the coding sequence ATGGCGCAGGCAGATTTTCTAATTACCACAGAGCGGGTAGGCCTCAGACCCTGGCTAGAGGGGGATATTCCGGCTATGGCGGCTATAAGCGGCGACCGGGAGGTAATGAGGTTTTTTCCTGCACCAGCTACATACAAGCAGACGGAAGAGTTTATACACCGCATGCAGAAGAGCTATACTGACCGGGGCTACTGCTATTTCCCTGTCTTTTTATTAGCCACCAAAAGGCTTATAGGCTTTACAGGCCTTCTCTACCAAACATATGAAGGCTTGCCGTTTATGCCCTGCACGGATGTAGGCTGGCGGCTGGATAAATCTGTATGGGGAAAGGGGCTTGCTACGGAAGCGGCCCGCGCATGCCTTACCTTTGGCTTTGAAAACTGTCGCCTGAACACCATCTATGCCACCTGCCCGCAGGTGAATACGCCATCGGAAAGGGTCATGAAGAAACTAGGCATGTCCCGGCAGGGCACCTTCATGCACCCACGACTAAAGGATGCACCTCATCTGCAGCCTTGCGTGTATTATTCTGTTGATAAAGAGAGAACCAGATCATGA
- a CDS encoding head GIN domain-containing protein: protein MRRTMLYISMAMIACVMLFSAKANAQRTPDIQAFKKLKVSGAYTLSLKQGNEYSLRMEGPDDKLDKVEISNQGNTLEIGTKRNTSERWTNFDDVKIFITYRDLSEINISGACNITTDGQMKVDDLKLDISGAGELTIDLKANSLDTDISGAASVELRGSVDTHDIELSGAGTYSAYELESKDVDVTSSGAGTVKVHASNRLNANASGVGSIYYKGDPSDTHLNTSGMGKIKNKN, encoded by the coding sequence ATGAGAAGAACTATGCTTTATATATCAATGGCCATGATTGCATGCGTCATGCTGTTTTCTGCCAAAGCAAATGCGCAGCGCACGCCCGATATTCAGGCGTTCAAAAAACTGAAGGTTTCCGGGGCTTATACCCTTTCCCTGAAGCAGGGTAACGAATACTCGCTAAGGATGGAAGGGCCTGACGATAAACTTGATAAGGTGGAAATAAGTAACCAGGGGAATACCCTCGAGATTGGTACTAAAAGAAATACCAGCGAGCGTTGGACCAATTTCGATGACGTAAAGATTTTTATTACCTATCGTGATCTGAGTGAGATCAACATCAGCGGAGCATGTAATATAACTACCGATGGACAGATGAAGGTAGACGACCTCAAGCTGGATATTAGTGGTGCCGGTGAACTTACAATCGACCTGAAGGCTAACTCACTTGATACTGATATTAGTGGTGCGGCCTCTGTTGAGCTTCGAGGTTCAGTGGATACCCATGACATAGAACTTTCCGGAGCGGGTACCTATTCTGCTTATGAGCTGGAAAGTAAGGATGTGGATGTTACCAGCAGCGGAGCAGGTACTGTAAAAGTTCATGCTTCCAACAGGCTGAATGCCAATGCCAGCGGTGTGGGTAGTATTTATTATAAAGGAGATCCCTCTGACACTCATCTGAATACCAGTGGCATGGGCAAAATCAAGAATAAGAACTGA
- a CDS encoding diphthine--ammonia ligase, with the protein MKISLSWSGGKDSAMALYRLLQSGQHHVVNLHCVVGEDTGQVPMHEVPVELIQKQAEAIGLPLKLIYMPSVRSNDAYRKTMEQFVKECLNEGIEALAYGDIFLEDLKAYRESMLHGSGLKTVFPLWKEPTGELIKEFVQSGFKTSLCAVNSKHLPESRLGETIDEEWISSLPKEIDPCGENGEYHSFTFDGPVFNHAVSFEKGPVYSQEYPDPEGSEAPVKIYFMPFFTGKEK; encoded by the coding sequence ATGAAGATAAGTCTGAGCTGGAGCGGAGGAAAAGATTCTGCCATGGCCCTGTACCGTTTACTCCAAAGCGGACAGCACCATGTAGTTAATCTACACTGTGTGGTAGGTGAAGACACCGGGCAGGTGCCTATGCATGAGGTGCCGGTAGAGCTTATTCAGAAGCAGGCCGAAGCGATAGGTTTACCTCTGAAGCTGATTTACATGCCTTCGGTGAGAAGTAACGATGCCTACCGGAAAACCATGGAGCAGTTTGTGAAGGAGTGTCTGAATGAAGGGATTGAGGCCCTGGCCTATGGCGATATTTTCCTGGAGGACCTAAAGGCTTACCGTGAAAGTATGCTGCACGGCTCAGGGTTAAAGACTGTATTTCCCTTATGGAAAGAACCTACCGGCGAGCTCATTAAAGAGTTTGTACAGAGCGGATTTAAAACCTCTCTGTGTGCTGTGAATAGTAAGCATCTGCCGGAAAGCAGGCTGGGAGAGACGATAGACGAGGAGTGGATTAGTAGCCTGCCCAAGGAGATAGACCCTTGTGGGGAGAATGGGGAATACCATTCCTTTACCTTCGACGGTCCCGTTTTTAATCATGCCGTTTCCTTTGAAAAAGGACCGGTTTATTCACAGGAATACCCGGACCCTGAAGGAAGTGAGGCTCCCGTTAAAATTTATTTTATGCCCTTTTTTACTGGAAAGGAAAAATAA